One genomic region from Anabaena sp. PCC 7108 encodes:
- a CDS encoding energy-coupling factor ABC transporter ATP-binding protein yields MTSLTSNPQTSISPHHNAVIEVKNLVYAYSHEEPVLNEISFSLNAGDRIALMGATGSGKSTLLETLIGLKHPHSGAIFINGIPVEPRTLPQIRQQIGFTFQDANDQLFMPTILEDVTFGPRNYGISPAIATDKARQLLADFGLEAYAHRSAHELSGGQRRLAALATILALEPSILILDEPTNGLDPAWRRHLAQVLLKLPVQVMLIASHDLHWLGRVTQRALVLSAGQIQIDSDIQSLLQDGNTLDQLGLPVDW; encoded by the coding sequence TTGACATCTCTAACATCTAATCCCCAAACTTCAATCTCTCCCCATCACAATGCTGTGATTGAGGTGAAAAATCTGGTATATGCCTATTCTCACGAGGAACCAGTATTAAACGAAATTTCTTTTAGCTTAAATGCAGGCGATCGCATCGCTCTAATGGGTGCAACCGGCTCAGGTAAAAGCACCTTACTAGAAACCCTAATTGGCTTAAAACATCCCCATAGTGGTGCAATTTTCATCAATGGCATTCCCGTAGAACCACGCACCTTACCCCAAATACGCCAGCAAATCGGCTTTACCTTCCAAGATGCCAACGACCAATTATTTATGCCCACCATCTTAGAAGATGTCACCTTTGGTCCACGCAACTACGGTATCTCACCAGCAATAGCAACTGATAAAGCCCGACAATTATTAGCTGATTTTGGTCTAGAAGCCTATGCTCATCGTTCCGCCCATGAACTATCAGGAGGACAACGACGTTTAGCCGCTCTAGCCACCATATTAGCCTTAGAGCCATCAATTCTCATTCTAGACGAGCCAACCAACGGACTTGATCCAGCATGGAGAAGACATTTAGCCCAAGTATTATTAAAATTGCCGGTGCAAGTAATGTTAATTGCTTCCCATGACCTACATTGGTTAGGTAGAGTTACTCAACGCGCTTTAGTTCTCTCTGCTGGTCAAATTCAAATAGATAGCGATATTCAGTCACTTTTGCAAGATGGGAATACTTTAGATCAGTTAGGTTTGCCCGTAGATTGGTAA
- a CDS encoding energy-coupling factor ABC transporter permease, translating to MHIPDGFISAPVAGATSLASAAALFIAFGRSQEGLGIRRAPILGLTTAFIFAAQMINFPVAGGTSGHLLGGTLAAIILGCPWAGMLCIATVLIIQAVLFADGGITALGANILNMAVVGVWTGWILTQTLQRLFGGSKARLPLAAGIAAGVSVVVAAIACAIELALSGTAPVNIVLPTMTGVHILIGIGEGLITGGVLTYLATARPDLLPGEEEKFRGWLVPIVSIFLVAGVLSLFASAWPDGLEKVAENIGFINLAENVRVISPTPLADYEIKGLGEIGTSIAGLVGATACFGVAFGIAKVMKPKNA from the coding sequence ATGCATATACCTGATGGATTTATTTCTGCACCAGTGGCAGGAGCGACTAGTTTAGCGAGTGCAGCAGCTTTGTTTATTGCTTTTGGGCGATCGCAAGAAGGTTTGGGAATTCGTCGCGCTCCGATACTAGGTTTAACTACTGCGTTTATCTTTGCCGCCCAAATGATTAATTTTCCCGTCGCCGGGGGAACCAGCGGACACCTGTTAGGAGGAACCTTAGCAGCAATCATTTTGGGTTGTCCTTGGGCAGGAATGTTGTGTATTGCCACAGTTTTAATTATTCAAGCCGTACTATTTGCCGATGGTGGCATTACCGCTTTAGGTGCAAATATTTTGAATATGGCTGTAGTGGGAGTGTGGACAGGTTGGATATTAACCCAAACCTTACAAAGACTATTTGGGGGTTCCAAGGCACGTTTACCCCTAGCTGCTGGTATTGCTGCCGGTGTTAGTGTCGTAGTAGCCGCTATTGCTTGTGCGATTGAATTAGCCCTTTCTGGAACAGCACCAGTCAACATAGTTTTACCCACCATGACAGGTGTACATATTTTGATTGGTATTGGTGAAGGTTTGATTACAGGAGGTGTCTTGACTTACCTAGCCACAGCCAGACCAGATTTATTACCAGGAGAAGAAGAAAAGTTTCGCGGGTGGTTGGTTCCCATTGTCAGCATATTTCTAGTTGCTGGTGTGTTGTCCTTATTTGCCTCAGCTTGGCCGGATGGTTTAGAAAAAGTGGCAGAAAATATTGGCTTTATTAACTTAGCTGAGAATGTGCGAGTAATTTCACCCACACCCTTAGCTGATTATGAAATTAAAGGTTTAGGAGAAATCGGTACTAGTATCGCTGGATTGGTGGGAGCAACGGCTTGCTTTGGGGTTGCTTTTGGAATTGCCAAAGTCATGAAACCAAAAAATGCTTAA
- a CDS encoding dihydrolipoamide acetyltransferase family protein, translated as MSIHEVFMPALSSTMTEGKIVSWVKSPGDKVEKGETVVVVESDKADMDVESFYEGFLAHIIVPAGESASIGAAIAYVAETEAEIETAKAMAGGGSAVAETPAPIPVAAAATVATPATASQNGSNHREDRLVASPRARKLAKELRVDLNSLKGSGPYGRIVAEDVETSVGKVKQPTTPAITPTQPVITTTAQAPAKLTPAAAPVVSSAIPGQVVPLTTLQNAVVRNMVTSLSVPTFHVSYTITTDGLDKLYKQIKSKGVTMTALLAKAVAVTLQKHPLLNASYSDQGIVYHPHINVAVAVAMDDGGLITPVLQKADAVDIYSLSRNWKSLVDKARAKQLQPDEYNSGTFTLSNLGMFGVDTFDAILPPGQGSILAIAASRPQVIATADGLFGVRQQMKVNITCDHRIIYGANAAAFLKDLANLIETNPQSLTL; from the coding sequence ATGAGCATTCATGAAGTATTTATGCCGGCGCTGAGTTCCACCATGACAGAGGGGAAAATCGTTTCTTGGGTAAAATCGCCGGGGGATAAAGTGGAAAAAGGCGAAACAGTGGTGGTTGTCGAGTCAGATAAGGCTGATATGGATGTGGAATCTTTCTATGAAGGATTTCTTGCCCATATTATCGTCCCCGCTGGTGAAAGCGCCTCCATTGGCGCGGCTATCGCTTACGTTGCTGAAACAGAAGCAGAAATCGAAACTGCCAAAGCTATGGCTGGTGGAGGAAGTGCTGTGGCTGAAACACCCGCACCCATACCCGTGGCCGCAGCTGCAACAGTAGCTACACCTGCTACAGCCTCTCAAAATGGCTCCAACCATCGAGAAGATCGGCTAGTAGCTTCACCTCGCGCTCGTAAGTTAGCAAAAGAACTCCGGGTTGATTTAAATAGCCTGAAAGGTAGTGGTCCTTACGGTCGGATTGTCGCCGAAGATGTAGAAACCTCCGTTGGTAAAGTTAAGCAACCTACTACCCCTGCTATTACTCCCACTCAACCTGTTATCACCACCACAGCCCAAGCACCTGCTAAACTAACACCCGCAGCCGCCCCAGTTGTTAGCAGTGCTATTCCTGGTCAGGTAGTACCATTAACTACGCTACAAAATGCAGTAGTACGGAATATGGTAACAAGCTTGTCTGTACCTACATTCCATGTCAGTTACACAATTACTACTGATGGACTAGACAAACTTTATAAGCAAATTAAATCTAAAGGAGTGACAATGACAGCGCTATTAGCAAAAGCTGTAGCGGTGACATTACAAAAACACCCTTTATTAAATGCCAGCTATTCCGACCAAGGAATTGTTTATCATCCTCATATCAATGTTGCTGTAGCAGTAGCAATGGATGATGGTGGATTGATTACACCAGTATTGCAAAAAGCAGATGCAGTAGATATTTATTCTCTATCTCGCAATTGGAAATCTTTGGTGGATAAGGCTAGAGCTAAACAACTACAACCAGATGAATACAACAGTGGCACTTTCACACTGTCTAATTTGGGAATGTTTGGTGTAGATACATTTGATGCAATTTTGCCACCTGGACAAGGTTCAATTTTAGCGATCGCCGCCTCTCGTCCGCAAGTGATCGCCACTGCTGATGGTTTGTTTGGTGTTCGTCAACAAATGAAAGTTAATATTACCTGTGATCACCGGATTATTTACGGCGCTAATGCAGCAGCATTCTTGAAAGATTTAGCTAATTTGATTGAAACTAATCCTCAATCTTTGACACTTTAA
- a CDS encoding Fur family transcriptional regulator — protein sequence MTVYTTGSLKAELNDRGWRLTPQRETILHIFQELPQGEHLSAEDLYHRLETDGEGISLSTIYRTLKLMARMGILRELELGEGHKHYELNQPYPHHHHHLICVKCNTTIEFKNESILKIGVKTAQKEGFHLLDCQLTIHAVCPKCQRALMPL from the coding sequence ATGACTGTCTACACAACTGGTTCACTCAAGGCAGAACTAAACGACCGAGGCTGGCGTTTAACTCCACAGCGCGAAACAATTCTACACATTTTTCAAGAACTTCCGCAAGGTGAACATTTAAGCGCCGAGGATCTTTATCATCGCCTAGAAACTGACGGCGAAGGGATAAGTCTATCAACCATCTATCGGACTTTGAAGTTGATGGCGAGAATGGGGATTTTGCGAGAACTGGAACTAGGTGAAGGACATAAACATTATGAACTTAACCAGCCCTATCCCCATCACCATCATCACTTAATTTGTGTTAAGTGTAACACCACAATTGAGTTCAAAAATGAGTCAATTTTAAAAATTGGCGTAAAAACAGCCCAAAAAGAAGGTTTTCACCTACTTGACTGTCAACTGACAATTCATGCCGTTTGTCCCAAATGCCAAAGGGCATTAATGCCGCTTTAG
- the sigC gene encoding RNA polymerase sigma factor SigC: MPATSFYTDAAYDAHKSSPTLDSDLTIDDSDLSLDDLQDIEIAAVDSHNLAANNNRRSTDLVRLYLQEIGRVRLLGRDEEVAEAQKVQRYLRMRIVLANAAKEGDEVIAPYLRLVEVQERLSSELGHRPSLERWATTAGIELSDLKPTLSAGKRRWAEIAKLTVEELEKVQSQGLQAKEHMIKANLRLVVSVAKKYQNRGLELLDLVQEGTLGLERAVEKFDPTKGYRFSTYAYWWIRQGITRAIATSSRTIRLPVHITEKLNKIKKAQRKIAQEKGRTPTLEDLAIELDMTPVQVREVLLRVPRSVSLETKVGKDKDTELGELLETDSVTPEEMLMRESLQKDLQNLLEDLTSRERDVILMRFGLSDGHPYSLAEIGRALDLSRERVRQIESKALQKLRQPKRRNLIRDYLESLT, translated from the coding sequence ATGCCAGCAACATCTTTTTACACAGATGCCGCCTACGATGCCCACAAGTCTAGCCCCACATTAGACTCTGATTTAACTATTGATGACAGTGACTTGTCTTTAGATGATTTGCAAGATATAGAAATAGCTGCTGTTGATTCTCATAATTTAGCCGCTAACAATAACCGTCGGAGTACAGACTTAGTACGTCTATATCTTCAAGAAATTGGTCGGGTGCGGTTGTTAGGTCGGGATGAAGAAGTTGCAGAAGCCCAAAAAGTGCAACGATATTTGCGAATGCGAATAGTTCTTGCGAATGCGGCCAAAGAAGGAGACGAAGTGATTGCACCCTATCTGAGATTAGTCGAAGTTCAAGAGCGTTTATCCTCTGAATTAGGACATCGCCCTTCCTTGGAAAGATGGGCTACTACTGCGGGGATTGAGTTATCGGATCTCAAGCCTACTTTGTCAGCAGGTAAACGTCGCTGGGCAGAAATTGCTAAGTTGACAGTAGAAGAACTAGAAAAAGTTCAGTCACAAGGACTCCAAGCCAAAGAACATATGATTAAGGCGAATCTGCGCCTGGTAGTTTCTGTGGCCAAGAAGTATCAAAATCGTGGCTTGGAATTGTTAGATTTAGTCCAAGAAGGGACTTTAGGTTTAGAACGAGCCGTGGAAAAATTTGACCCCACTAAGGGTTATCGTTTTAGTACTTATGCGTATTGGTGGATTCGGCAGGGAATTACCAGAGCGATCGCCACTTCTAGCCGCACAATTCGCCTCCCTGTACATATTACAGAAAAACTCAACAAAATTAAAAAAGCCCAACGTAAAATTGCTCAAGAAAAAGGTCGTACTCCCACCTTAGAAGACTTAGCAATTGAATTAGACATGACACCTGTGCAAGTCAGGGAAGTTTTGTTGCGTGTACCTCGTTCAGTTTCTTTAGAAACCAAAGTCGGTAAAGATAAAGATACTGAGTTGGGCGAATTGCTGGAGACTGATAGCGTCACTCCAGAAGAAATGTTAATGCGAGAATCTTTACAAAAAGATTTGCAAAATTTACTAGAGGATCTCACTAGCCGTGAGCGTGATGTCATCCTCATGCGTTTTGGTTTATCCGATGGTCATCCTTACTCATTAGCTGAAATTGGCCGCGCCCTTGACTTATCAAGAGAACGTGTACGACAAATTGAATCTAAGGCTTTACAAAAACTGCGCCAACCCAAACGCCGTAACCTGATCCGCGACTATTTAGAGTCTTTAACTTAG
- the lipA gene encoding lipoyl synthase yields MTVKPDWLRVKAPQWERVGNVKEILRDLALNTVCEEASCPNIGECFNAGTATFLIMGPACTRACPYCDIDFEKKPQPLDATEPTRLAEAVRRMRLNHVVITSVNRDDLPDGGASQFVKCITAVRSVSPNTTIEVLIPDLCGNWNALEIILQAAPEVLNHNTETISRLYRRVRPQGNYQRTMELLQRSRQIAPSTYTKSGIMVGLGETDVEVRQVMQDLRAVDCDILTIGQYLQPSQKHLQISDFITPEQFAAWKVYGEEIGFLQIVSSPLTRSSYHAEQVRELMERYPR; encoded by the coding sequence GTGACTGTAAAACCAGACTGGTTGCGGGTAAAAGCGCCTCAGTGGGAGCGCGTTGGTAACGTTAAAGAAATTTTGCGGGATTTAGCTCTGAATACGGTTTGTGAAGAAGCATCTTGTCCCAATATTGGTGAGTGCTTCAATGCAGGAACCGCCACATTTTTAATTATGGGACCTGCTTGTACTAGAGCTTGTCCTTATTGTGATATTGATTTTGAGAAAAAACCTCAACCCCTAGATGCTACCGAACCCACACGACTAGCAGAAGCAGTCCGACGAATGCGGCTTAATCACGTTGTGATTACTTCCGTTAACCGTGATGACCTACCCGATGGTGGTGCATCTCAGTTTGTTAAGTGTATTACCGCAGTTCGTAGCGTCTCACCTAACACTACAATAGAGGTGTTGATTCCTGATTTATGCGGAAATTGGAATGCACTGGAAATTATTCTCCAAGCTGCACCAGAGGTACTCAACCACAACACAGAAACGATATCACGCTTGTATCGTCGGGTACGTCCTCAAGGTAATTATCAACGAACAATGGAGTTACTACAACGCTCCCGCCAAATTGCACCCAGCACATACACCAAATCGGGTATTATGGTGGGTTTAGGTGAAACTGATGTAGAAGTTCGTCAAGTCATGCAGGATCTACGAGCAGTAGATTGTGATATTTTGACCATTGGGCAATATCTCCAACCTAGTCAAAAACATTTGCAAATATCAGACTTTATCACTCCAGAACAATTTGCAGCTTGGAAAGTATATGGGGAAGAAATAGGCTTTTTACAAATTGTTTCTTCACCATTGACAAGAAGCTCTTATCATGCAGAGCAAGTTAGGGAATTAATGGAACGTTACCCTCGCTAG
- a CDS encoding DUF1361 domain-containing protein produces MKAELIELIARVTQVLQINIRWMTWNLFLAFIPLVLSIWLFRTKRGRSWVWWLGFLAFYAFLPNAPYLLTDVIHLIDDIRRISSVWIITLVLIPTYLLVILGGFEAYVISLINLGYYLQRIGKNKWVFGVELITHALSAVGIYWGRFLRFNSWDFITQPDAILTKGVEELFGKQPLVIILITFVVLSGLYWLMKRVTLGFVNKGMNSPRTNPHIAKAE; encoded by the coding sequence ATGAAAGCAGAATTGATTGAACTGATAGCCAGAGTTACCCAAGTATTACAAATTAATATACGTTGGATGACTTGGAATTTATTTTTGGCTTTTATTCCCCTGGTTTTGAGTATTTGGTTATTTCGCACTAAACGCGGCCGCTCTTGGGTCTGGTGGCTAGGATTCTTGGCTTTCTATGCGTTTTTGCCCAATGCGCCCTATCTGTTGACTGATGTAATTCACTTAATTGATGATATCCGCAGAATTTCATCGGTCTGGATAATTACATTAGTGCTAATACCTACTTATCTGCTAGTAATTTTAGGTGGATTTGAAGCTTATGTCATCTCCCTGATCAATTTAGGTTACTATTTGCAACGCATTGGCAAAAATAAATGGGTTTTTGGTGTTGAATTAATTACTCATGCTCTTTCTGCTGTTGGGATTTATTGGGGACGGTTTTTGCGTTTCAACAGTTGGGATTTTATTACTCAGCCAGATGCCATATTGACTAAAGGTGTTGAAGAACTTTTTGGTAAACAGCCTTTGGTAATTATCTTGATTACCTTTGTGGTGCTTTCGGGTTTGTACTGGTTAATGAAACGTGTAACTTTAGGTTTCGTAAATAAAGGTATGAATTCACCAAGAACTAATCCTCACATTGCTAAAGCTGAATAA
- a CDS encoding energy-coupling factor transporter transmembrane protein EcfT, producing MLKISLKISLPLRLQLSLVIVIGAALLKHYAWSNLVVYGAIALLWMFLLRVPIRKLGGLLGTELIFLSLVALPLGWERASFLLVRSLICLITMNSFLLTLPPHSFGIALKGLPVPAPLKQNLLLAGQYLEILLSEVARMQRSAQLRGLNGAGGWLRYASAAMIGALYLRTLERSERVYSAMIARGYNGQLPIDSTLRPKERFTLITVGITATCITFNSYF from the coding sequence ATGCTTAAAATTTCGCTGAAAATTTCCCTGCCTTTACGCTTGCAACTGTCCCTAGTAATCGTGATTGGGGCAGCTTTATTAAAGCATTATGCCTGGTCTAATTTAGTTGTGTATGGAGCGATCGCACTTTTGTGGATGTTCCTATTACGCGTCCCTATTCGCAAATTAGGCGGGTTACTAGGTACAGAATTAATTTTTCTGTCTTTGGTAGCTTTACCTTTGGGATGGGAACGAGCTAGTTTTTTGCTCGTGCGTTCCCTAATTTGTTTAATTACCATGAATAGCTTTTTGTTAACTTTACCGCCCCATAGTTTCGGTATCGCCCTCAAAGGCTTACCCGTGCCAGCCCCATTAAAGCAAAATTTACTCTTGGCTGGTCAATACTTAGAAATTTTGCTCTCAGAAGTAGCACGAATGCAACGTAGCGCCCAATTACGCGGTTTAAATGGTGCTGGGGGATGGCTACGCTATGCTAGTGCCGCGATGATTGGAGCTTTGTATCTCAGGACTTTAGAAAGGTCAGAACGAGTTTACAGCGCCATGATCGCCCGTGGTTATAACGGACAATTACCCATAGATTCCACCCTCAGACCAAAAGAACGTTTTACACTAATAACAGTAGGAATAACTGCTACTTGTATAACCTTCAATTCCTACTTTTAG
- the acs gene encoding acetate--CoA ligase: MSQPTIESILQEKRLFHPQSEFSQKAHIKSLEDYQLIYNQAKADPQQFWAELAATELHWFQKWDTVLDWQPPFAKWFVNGKINISYNCLDRHLTTWRKNKAALIWEGEPGDSRTLTYAQLHREVCQFANVLKQLGAKKGDRIGIYMPMIPEAAIAMLACARIGAPHSVVFGGFSAEALRDRLNDAEAKLVITADGGWRKDAIVPLKEQVDKALENNAVPSITDVLVVKRTNQTTHMTAGRDHWWHDLQKGVSADCPAEPMDSEDMLFVLYTSGSTGKPKGVVHTTGGYNLYSHITTKWIFDLQDTDVYWCTADVGWITGHSYIVYGPLSNGATTLMYEGAPRASNPGCTWDIIEKHGVNIFYTAPTAIRTFIKMGEHLPKARNLSSLRLLGTVGEPINPEAWMWYHKIIGGERCPIVDTWWQTETGGIMITPLPGAIPTKPGSATLPFPGIIADVVDLDGNSVPDNEGGYLAIRYPWPGMMRTVYGDPERFRRTYWEHIPPKDSKYTYFAGDGARKDEDGYFWVMGRVDDVLNVSGHRLGTMEVESALVSHPAVAEAAVVGKPDDLKGEEVVAFVTLEGTYQASEELSKELKKHVVSEIGAIARPGEIRFTDALPKTRSGKIMRRLLRNLAAGQEVSGDTSTLEDRSVLDKLREGA; this comes from the coding sequence ATGTCTCAACCGACTATAGAATCCATCTTACAAGAAAAGCGCCTCTTCCATCCTCAGAGTGAATTTTCGCAAAAAGCCCATATCAAAAGCTTAGAAGACTATCAGCTGATATATAATCAAGCTAAAGCTGATCCTCAACAATTCTGGGCAGAATTAGCAGCAACTGAGTTGCACTGGTTTCAAAAATGGGACACTGTACTAGATTGGCAACCACCTTTTGCTAAGTGGTTTGTCAACGGTAAAATTAATATTTCTTACAATTGTCTTGACAGACATCTTACAACTTGGCGCAAAAATAAAGCTGCCTTGATTTGGGAAGGAGAACCCGGAGATTCTCGTACTCTTACTTATGCTCAACTACATCGGGAAGTTTGTCAATTTGCCAATGTGCTAAAGCAGTTGGGAGCGAAAAAAGGCGATCGCATTGGTATCTATATGCCAATGATTCCTGAAGCGGCGATTGCTATGTTAGCCTGTGCCAGAATTGGCGCACCACACAGCGTAGTTTTTGGGGGATTTAGTGCCGAAGCTTTGCGCGATCGCTTGAATGATGCTGAGGCTAAACTAGTCATAACAGCTGATGGTGGTTGGCGCAAAGATGCAATTGTCCCCCTCAAAGAACAGGTAGATAAAGCTTTAGAAAATAATGCCGTTCCCAGCATTACAGATGTGCTAGTTGTCAAACGCACAAATCAAACAACGCACATGACAGCAGGACGCGACCATTGGTGGCATGATTTACAAAAAGGCGTTTCTGCTGATTGTCCCGCAGAACCAATGGACAGCGAGGATATGCTGTTTGTTCTCTACACTTCCGGTAGTACCGGCAAACCTAAGGGAGTTGTTCATACTACAGGCGGTTATAACTTATACAGTCATATCACCACCAAATGGATTTTTGATTTACAAGACACAGATGTATATTGGTGTACTGCTGATGTAGGTTGGATTACTGGACATAGTTATATTGTCTATGGACCCCTCTCCAATGGTGCAACAACTCTCATGTATGAAGGTGCGCCCCGTGCTTCTAATCCTGGGTGTACTTGGGATATTATTGAAAAGCATGGTGTCAATATTTTTTATACTGCACCGACGGCAATTCGGACATTTATTAAAATGGGTGAACATTTACCCAAAGCGCGGAATCTTTCTTCTCTGCGACTACTGGGAACTGTAGGTGAACCCATTAACCCCGAAGCTTGGATGTGGTATCACAAAATCATTGGTGGTGAACGCTGTCCGATTGTAGATACTTGGTGGCAAACGGAAACAGGTGGGATTATGATTACACCTTTACCTGGGGCAATTCCCACTAAACCAGGTTCAGCCACTCTCCCCTTCCCCGGTATTATTGCGGATGTGGTGGATTTAGACGGTAATTCTGTCCCTGATAACGAAGGTGGTTATTTAGCAATTCGTTATCCTTGGCCGGGAATGATGCGGACTGTGTACGGTGATCCTGAGCGCTTCCGCCGCACTTACTGGGAACATATTCCGCCCAAAGATAGTAAATATACTTATTTTGCCGGCGATGGTGCAAGAAAGGATGAAGACGGCTATTTTTGGGTTATGGGGCGTGTTGATGATGTCCTCAATGTTTCTGGACACCGTTTAGGAACGATGGAAGTAGAATCTGCGTTGGTGTCTCATCCTGCGGTTGCTGAAGCTGCTGTGGTGGGTAAACCCGATGATTTGAAAGGTGAGGAAGTTGTAGCTTTTGTGACTTTAGAGGGGACTTATCAAGCCAGTGAAGAACTGAGTAAGGAACTGAAAAAGCACGTTGTGAGTGAAATTGGTGCGATCGCCCGTCCTGGTGAAATCAGGTTTACTGATGCTTTACCTAAAACCCGTTCCGGGAAAATTATGCGGCGGTTATTGCGGAATTTAGCCGCTGGTCAAGAGGTGTCTGGTGATACTTCTACTTTGGAAGACCGCAGTGTTTTAGATAAGTTGCGGGAAGGTGCATAG
- a CDS encoding YlqD family protein, producing MDVSNPQLLLKRGVNVKVIVTPLWKEEVQQQLQAQINQLDQQLQQLDVEGQRAVAAIQKQSLQPPGPQTLQQIDNIQLQINQKKSELLEQKNQLLQNLQQVQFLELDQEVNQFQMEGFFKVEPGDNLISKMQVEVVLRDGVVEEIRGDI from the coding sequence ATGGATGTCTCCAACCCGCAATTGCTTTTAAAACGTGGCGTTAATGTGAAAGTTATCGTCACTCCTCTCTGGAAAGAGGAAGTACAACAGCAGCTACAGGCTCAGATTAATCAACTTGATCAGCAGCTACAACAACTAGATGTTGAAGGACAAAGAGCAGTTGCTGCAATTCAAAAGCAAAGTTTGCAACCACCAGGACCCCAGACCCTCCAACAAATTGACAATATTCAACTTCAGATCAATCAAAAGAAAAGTGAACTGCTAGAGCAGAAAAATCAGTTACTACAAAATCTTCAACAGGTACAGTTTCTGGAGTTAGATCAAGAAGTCAACCAATTCCAAATGGAAGGCTTTTTTAAGGTAGAACCGGGTGATAACTTAATTAGCAAAATGCAAGTTGAAGTGGTTCTCCGTGATGGCGTTGTCGAAGAAATTCGCGGCGATATCTAA
- a CDS encoding NAD(P)H-dependent glycerol-3-phosphate dehydrogenase, translated as MTTRKPKIENPKFVVILGAGAWGTALANLAQINGHQVCLWSRQSSQTLETVLFNAEIILSAISMKGVSSVASLVKSCPLSPETIFVTATKGLEPQTTRTPSQIWQTQFPDHPVVVLSGPNLSPEIEQELPAATVVASKNTAAAQMVQQVFSSNRFRVYTNPDPVGVELGGTIKNVIAIAAGVCDGLHLGTNAKAALVTRGLTEMVRIGNIFGAKTETFYGLSGLGDLLATCNSPLSRNYQVGYQLACGKTLTKIIANLPGTAEGVNTCRVLMQISQQQNIPIPITEQVYRLLEAEVTPQQALDKLMLRDIKPEYIH; from the coding sequence ATGACTACTCGAAAACCCAAAATCGAAAATCCAAAATTTGTTGTTATTCTGGGTGCTGGTGCTTGGGGTACAGCCTTAGCAAATTTGGCACAGATAAACGGTCATCAAGTATGCTTGTGGTCGCGTCAGAGTTCCCAGACTCTAGAAACAGTTTTATTCAATGCCGAAATCATCCTTTCGGCTATCTCTATGAAAGGTGTGAGTAGTGTCGCCTCTCTAGTTAAATCTTGTCCCTTGTCTCCAGAGACAATTTTTGTCACAGCCACAAAGGGACTAGAACCGCAAACTACCCGCACACCTTCGCAAATTTGGCAAACGCAATTTCCTGATCATCCAGTAGTGGTACTTTCCGGTCCAAATTTATCTCCAGAAATTGAACAGGAATTACCAGCTGCAACAGTAGTAGCCAGCAAAAATACGGCTGCTGCCCAAATGGTACAGCAAGTATTTTCTTCCAATCGATTCCGTGTATATACAAACCCTGACCCCGTGGGTGTAGAACTGGGGGGTACAATCAAAAATGTGATAGCGATCGCAGCTGGGGTATGTGATGGACTGCATTTAGGAACCAATGCTAAAGCTGCTTTAGTCACTCGTGGCTTGACAGAAATGGTTCGCATTGGTAACATCTTTGGTGCAAAGACGGAAACATTTTACGGTTTATCAGGTCTAGGGGATTTGTTAGCCACTTGCAATAGCCCCTTAAGTCGCAATTACCAAGTTGGATACCAATTAGCTTGTGGCAAAACTCTGACAAAAATTATAGCTAATTTACCAGGAACCGCTGAAGGAGTGAACACTTGCCGGGTTTTAATGCAAATATCCCAGCAGCAAAATATCCCTATCCCTATTACTGAACAGGTCTATCGTTTACTTGAGGCTGAGGTTACACCTCAACAAGCCCTGGATAAACTAATGTTACGAGATATCAAGCCAGAGTATATCCACTAA